One Hemibagrus wyckioides isolate EC202008001 linkage group LG09, SWU_Hwy_1.0, whole genome shotgun sequence DNA segment encodes these proteins:
- the kif26ab gene encoding kinesin-like protein KIF26A isoform X3 produces MLQPPEPSIYPTNFSSILQLSPPPAPPCLLRASSKAKENPGMGKVKVMVRICPSVGVQDSSESMSFLKVDQRKKQLTLYEPSLLTQPSSGHRRTPLAAPKMFAFDAVFTQDASQAEVCSGTVAEIIQSVVNGADGCIFSFGHVKLGKTYTMIGKDSSSQSLGIAPCAISWLFKLISERREKTGTRFSVRVSAVEIYGKEEGLQDLLSDVSTGSLQDGQSPGVYLREDPICGTQLQNHSELRAPTAEKAAFFLDAALAARSTSHPDTDEEDRRNSHMLFTLHIYQYRMEKSGKGGMSGGRSRLHLIDLGSCEKVLSKSRDGGGGLCLSLTALGNVILALTNGAKHVPYRDSKLTMLLRDSLGNINCRTTMIAHVSDSPGHYADSLTTIQLASRIHRMRKKKSKYASSSSGGESSCDEGRIRRPPHLRPFHPRTVALDPDLPSLLSDPDYSSSSEQSCDTVIYVGPGGATISDRELSDNEGPPAFVPIIPSLNRKQRGKEGPTDQDHFKCNTFAELQERLECIDGSEEPSAFVGEAKGSQVSPKTDINSIKPKEGSILGAFKAPTKTSSQQDNILSKQPLSAQSKLPSSPKHKSKNEHSKWQNASMSDGDMPETACCTRADSEKGLVTDSLAPCSPGKQDKSVAFQNSEPVVREKVFFNRKQLPKPAPPPPQQRDSARANSESEEKSAVRIPPIGMSHQVQKQCGSGSNSPLLSRVHHLNPKTPLEVCQLKSTLRERDILRTTVTLQQPVELNGEDELVFTLVEELSIGSIMDNGRPSSIISFNSDCSVQALASGSRPVSIISSINDEFDAYTSNVGASQVNIEMVAPFPEETFVSLDSRGSSISSWLSEVSVCTIESEGAQSADVFFPDGTQIDPGSGFYLDSPGIFQTSPQKEPNNSLNDSGFSFSELDSDSATSSKLSLSKCSSSPESTKASIRNTLKMAKPNNINSSPTQTLQDPYSVHCSLPRKMKPTSSTVQTGSISDSSNGSSWRREPLRLESKSGDPWHRKENVSELPVASNLSPSSKQLKNGISGIPTRKAGTDFNGISQIPTITQGSTSSQRVVDGCEKSSSIKKVETPSRMPQLRRGATTLGTVPVIHTSVDVKVGLDIGSSGSWKFSSLEKNGKAIKQDITMLPGGVLPPTPPVRKSSLDQKNRILLPASALKSACETGKSLVLRPAKSEDEYDLRYRGDSHSLKTSNLRLDHSLLKATSSLKARGARGEAGQMYGSQVSLERSDSLTSLGSKPVLSRENSGASLGGKSSKSVSKFGSPVATSSPNTTSPNPCVNQFNMGKNGPIKNSLNARPVPVNGNKARTLSASNSKALSSSTKSLTTSTTRNASLPPSGKSALPRAGVGCNGKSTRGTIMGTKQAMRATNSRVGELASGSPSGKQPKGSGDSDSGNDSGVNLNDDKHTPIPILPSPYSKITAPRRPQRYSSGHGSDNSSVLSGELPPAMGRTALFYHSGGSSGYESMIRDSEATGSASSALDSMSESGMSSNMRLRSSKPPKKRSNGIQRRRLIPAPLPDTSSLGMKAGATGQWVDLPPIAGPLKEPFEIKVYEIDDVERLQRRRQEQPTEQSIQDVDKGLLHFNTKLKDAERRQQQIRDLRMKHGTLKEELEDTKARLMMDPRKWIGEFEVDQDLDPESQEYLEALEQVTSELEYCVNLCKSRVMMVTCFDIRVASEIQEGPREVEV; encoded by the exons gtgaaggtgatggtgcgGATCTGTCCATCTGTTGGGGTGCAGGACTCTTCTGAGTCCATGTCTTTCCTGAAGGTGGACCAGCGGAAGAAGCAGTTGACCCTCTATGAGCCTTCGCTCCTGACCCAGCCCAGCTCTGGGCACCGACGTACACCATTAGCTGCTCCAAAGATGTTTGCTTTCGATGCTGTCTTCACCCAAGATGCCTCACAG GCTGAAGTGTGCTCAGGGACCGTGGCTGAAATTATCCAGTCAGTGGTGAATGGAGCAGATGGATGTATCTTCAGCTTTGGTCATGTTAAACTTG GCAAGACGTACACCATGATTGGCAAAGACAGCTCTTCTCAGAGCCTTGGCATTGCGCCCTGTGCCATCTCCTGGCTCTTCAAGCTTATCAGTGAGCGTAGGGAGAAAACTGGCACACGTTTTTCTGTACGTGTCTCGGCTGTCGAGATCTATGGCAAAGAAGAAGGTCTGCAGGATCTGCTCTCGGATGTCTCAACAGGCAGTCTGCAGGATGGCCAGTCGCCAGGGGTCTACCTGCGCGAGGACCCCATCTGTGGCACACAG CTCCAGAATCACAGTGAGTTGCGAGCTCCTACCGCAGAAAAGGCTGCTTTCTTTCTGGATGCAGCCCTTGCAGCACGCAGTACCAGCCATCCTGATACAGATGAGGAGGATCGGCGCAACTCGCACATGCTCTTCACTCTTCACATTTATCAGTATCGGATGGAGAAGAGTGGCAAGGGAGGAA TGTCTGGGGGAAGAAGTAGACTACACCTCATTGACCTGGGCAGCTGTGAAAAGGTGCTTAGTAAGAGCAGGGATGGAGGAGGCGGTCTGTGTCTATCCCTCACAGCCTTAGGCAATGTCATTCTGGCTTTGACAAATGGAGCCAAACATGTACCATACAG gGATAGTAAGCTTACAATGCTGCTTCGTGACTCACTTGGGAACATCAACTGCAGGACAACAATGATAGCGCATGTCTCAGACTCACCTGGTCATTATGCTGATTCACTAACCACTATCCAGCTTGCCTCCCGAATTCACCgcatgagaaagaaaaagtccAAG TATGCATCAAGTTCCTCTGGAGGTGAAAGCTCTTGTGATGAAGGAAGGATTCGCCGACCCCCACATTTAAGACCCTTCCATCCACGGACTGTGGCCCTGGACCCAGACCTACCCTCACTACTGAGTGATCCAGATTACTCCTCAAGCAGTGAACAGTCATGTGATACTGTTATTTATGTTGGCCCTGGTGGTGCTACAATTTCTGATCGAGAACTCAGTGACAACGAGGGTCCACCAGCCTTTGTTCCTATTATCCCATCCCTTAACAGAAAGCAGCGTGGTAAGGAAGGACCAACTGACCAAGACCATTTCAAGTGCAACACCTTTGCTGAGCTTCAAGAGCGGCTGGAATGTATTGATGGTAGTGAGGAACCAAGTGCTTTTGTTGGTGAAGCTAAAGGAAGTCAAGTAAGCCCTAAGACAGACATTAACTCAATAAAGCCAAAAGAAGGGTCTATTTTGGGTGCTTTTAAAGCTCCTACCAAAACATCTTCCCAACAGGACAATATATTATCCAAACAGCCACTTTCTGCTCAGAGTAAACTGCCCAGCAGCCCTAAACACAAGTCCAAAAATGAACATTCCAAATGGCAAAATGCCTCAATGTCAGATGGAGATATGCCTGAGACTGCCTGTTGTACAAGGGCAGATAGTGAAAAAGGGCTGGTAACAGACAGCTTAGCTCCATGCTCCCCAGGGAAGCAAGATAAATCAGTAGCATTTCAAAACTCAGAGCCAGTGGTGAGAGAAAAGGTATTCTTCAATAGGAAACAACTACCCAAGCctgctcctccacctccacaacAAAGGGACAGTGCAAGGGCTAATAGTGAATCAGAAGAAAAGTCTGCTGTAAGGATACCACCCATTGGAATGAGCCATCAAGTACAGAAGCAGTGTGGTTCAGGTAGCAACTCTCCTCTTTTGAGCAGGGTGCATCATCTAAACCCCAAGACTCCACTAGAGGTCTGCCAGCTAAAGTCCACACTTAGGGAGCGGGATATCTTGAGGACTACAGTAACTCTGCAGCAGCCAGTTGAGCTAAATGGAGAGGATGAGCTGGTGTTTACCCTTGTTGAAGAACTATCAATTGGAAGTATTATGGACAATGGAAGACCCTCCAGTATCATAAGCTTCAATAGTGATTGTTCTGTACAGGCCCTTGCTTCAGGATCTAGGCCAGTAAGCATTATCAGCAGCATCAATGATGAGTTCGATGCCTATACATCCAATGTGGGTGCCTCTCAAGTAAATATTGAGATGGTAGCGCCATTTCCAGAGGAAACATTTGTCTCTTTAGACAGTCGTGGTTCTTCTATCAGTTCATGGCTTAGTGAAGTAAGTGTCTGCACCATAGAAAGTGAAGGGGCACAGTCTGCAGATGTTTTCTTTCCTGATGGTACACAAATTGACCCAGGAAGTGGTTTCTACCTTGATTCTCCTGGCATATTCCAAACCAGTCCGCAGAAGGAACCCAATAACTCCTTGAATGATAGTGGCTTTAGTTTCTCTGAACTGGATAGTGACAGTGCCACTTCAAGTAAGCTCTCACTTAGTAAATGCTCATCCTCTCCAGAGTCCACTAAAGCCTCCATCAGAAATACTTTAAAAATGGCAAAACCAAATAACATTAATTCATCTCCAACCCAGACCCTGCAAGACCCATACAGTGTCCATTGTAGTCTTCCCAGGAAAATGAAACCTACCTCATCCACAGTCCAGACCGGTAGCATCAGTGACAGCAGTAATGGTAGCAGTTGGAGACGTGAACCATTGAGGCTAGAGAGCAAGTCAGGTGACCCATGGCACCGAAAAGAGAATGTGTCAGAGTTGCCTGTGGCCTCAAATTTAAGTCCTTCTTCCAAACAATTAAAGAATGGAATAAGTGGCATACCCACTAGAAAAGCAGGCACAGACTTTAACGGTATTTCACAAATACCCACAATAACACAGGGGTCTACTTCATCCCAAAGGGTGGTAGATGGATGTGAAAAATCCAGCAGCATTAAAAAGGTGGAGACACCCAGCAGAATGCCACAGCTTAGAAGAGGTGCAACCACGCTTGGGACTGTTCCAGTCATTCATACATCCGTTGATGTCAAGGTTGGCCTTGACATTGGATCATCAGGTAGCTGGAAGTTTTCATCTTTGGAAAAAAATGGGAAAGCAATTAAGCAGGACATTACTATGCTGCCAGGTGGTGTATTACCTCCAACACCTCCAGTGCGTAAGTCCAGTCTGGATCAGAAGAATCGAATCTTGCTACCAGCAAGTGCCTTAAAGTCTGCATGTGAGACCGGAAAGTCGCTGGTACTCAGGCCTGCAAAGTCAGAGGATGAATATGATCTGCGGTACAGAGGAGACTCTCACAGTTTAAAAACATCCAATTTGAGGTTAGATCATAGTTTACTAAAAGCAACATCAAGTCTCAAAGCCAGAGGAGCAAGAGGGGAAGCTGGACAAATGTATGGAAGCCAAGTATCCTTAGAAAGATCTGACAGTTTGACATCTTTAGGATCTAAACCTGTGCTCAGTCGAGAAAACAGTGGGGCCAGTCTTGGTGGAAAGTCAAGCAAATCTGTTAGTAAGTTTGGATCACCTGTTGCCACCTCTTCTCCAAACACTACCTCTCCAAATCCCTGTGTTAATCAATTCAACATGGGAAAAAACGGGCCGATCAAAAACAGCCTTAATGCAAGACCAGTGCCTGTAAATGGAAACAAAGCTCGCACATTATCTGCAAGCAATTCCAAAGCCCTAAGTTCCTCAACTAAGTCtctcacaacatccacaacaaggAATGCTAGCCTCCCACCTTCAGGAAAGAGTGCATTACCTCGTGCAGGAGTAGGATGTAATGGTAAATCTACAAGGGGAACTATAATGGGTACTAAGCAAGCCATGCGAGCAACTAACAGCCGAGTAGGTGAGCTGGCATCAGGTAGTCCTTCTGGAAAACAACCAAAGGGATCTGGTGATTCTGACAGTGGGAATGACAGTGGTGTAAACCTTAATGATGACAAGCATACACCTATCCCCATCCTGCCTTCTCCTTATAGCAAGATCACTGCTCCAAGACGGCCACAGAGGTATAGCAGTGGGCATGGAAGTGACAATAGCAGTGTCCTGAGTGGAGAACTGCCCCCTGCCATGGGGCGAACGGCACTGTTCTACCACAGTGGAGGGAGTAGTGGGTATGAGAGCATGATACGAGACAGCGAGGCCACTGGAAGTGCATCTTCAGCTCTTGACTCTATGAGTGAAAGTGGAATGTCTTCCAATATGCGGCTCAGGAGTTCAAAACCACCCAAAAAGAGATCAAATG GCATTCAGAGACGGCGTCTCATCCCTGCACCTTTACCAGACACCTCCTCTCTGGGAATGAAAGCTGGAGCCACAGGTCAGTGGGTGGACTTACCCCCTATAGCTGGTCCATTGAAAGAGCCCTTCGAAATCAAGGTGTATGAAATTGATGACGTAGAGCGGTTGCAGCGGCGTAGACAAGAGCAGCCAACTGAG cAATCAATTCAGGATGTTGATAAG GGTCTGCTGCATTTTAACACAAAACTAAAAGATGCTGAACGGCGGCAGCAACAAATCAGAGATCTCAGAATGAAACATGGCACTCTGAAAGAAGAACTGGAAGACACCAAAGCCAGGCTGATGATGGACCCCAGAAAGTGGATTGGAGAGT TTGAGGTAGACCAGGACTTGGATCCAGAGTCACAGGAGTACTTGGAGGCACTAGAGCAAGTCACGAGTGAACTGGAATACTGTGTCAACCTATGCAAGTCACGTGTTATGATGGTGACCTGCTTTGACATCAGAGTAGCATCAGAGATACAAGAAGGACCGCGAGAAGTGGAGGTATGA
- the kif26ab gene encoding kinesin-like protein KIF26A isoform X2 — protein sequence MMDWKEVAAQKLNLSSKRKKTQPPMLQPPEPSIYPTNFSSILQLSPPPAPPCLLRASSKAKENPGMGKVKVMVRICPSVGVQDSSESMSFLKVDQRKKQLTLYEPSLLTQPSSGHRRTPLAAPKMFAFDAVFTQDASQAEVCSGTVAEIIQSVVNGADGCIFSFGHVKLGKTYTMIGKDSSSQSLGIAPCAISWLFKLISERREKTGTRFSVRVSAVEIYGKEEGLQDLLSDVSTGSLQDGQSPGVYLREDPICGTQLQNHSELRAPTAEKAAFFLDAALAARSTSHPDTDEEDRRNSHMLFTLHIYQYRMEKSGKGGMSGGRSRLHLIDLGSCEKVLSKSRDGGGGLCLSLTALGNVILALTNGAKHVPYRDSKLTMLLRDSLGNINCRTTMIAHVSDSPGHYADSLTTIQLASRIHRMRKKKSKYASSSSGGESSCDEGRIRRPPHLRPFHPRTVALDPDLPSLLSDPDYSSSSEQSCDTVIYVGPGGATISDRELSDNEGPPAFVPIIPSLNRKQRGKEGPTDQDHFKCNTFAELQERLECIDGSEEPSAFVGEAKGSQVSPKTDINSIKPKEGSILGAFKAPTKTSSQQDNILSKQPLSAQSKLPSSPKHKSKNEHSKWQNASMSDGDMPETACCTRADSEKGLVTDSLAPCSPGKQDKSVAFQNSEPVVREKVFFNRKQLPKPAPPPPQQRDSARANSESEEKSAVRIPPIGMSHQVQKQCGSGSNSPLLSRVHHLNPKTPLEVCQLKSTLRERDILRTTVTLQQPVELNGEDELVFTLVEELSIGSIMDNGRPSSIISFNSDCSVQALASGSRPVSIISSINDEFDAYTSNVGASQVNIEMVAPFPEETFVSLDSRGSSISSWLSEVSVCTIESEGAQSADVFFPDGTQIDPGSGFYLDSPGIFQTSPQKEPNNSLNDSGFSFSELDSDSATSSKLSLSKCSSSPESTKASIRNTLKMAKPNNINSSPTQTLQDPYSVHCSLPRKMKPTSSTVQTGSISDSSNGSSWRREPLRLESKSGDPWHRKENVSELPVASNLSPSSKQLKNGISGIPTRKAGTDFNGISQIPTITQGSTSSQRVVDGCEKSSSIKKVETPSRMPQLRRGATTLGTVPVIHTSVDVKVGLDIGSSGSWKFSSLEKNGKAIKQDITMLPGGVLPPTPPVRKSSLDQKNRILLPASALKSACETGKSLVLRPAKSEDEYDLRYRGDSHSLKTSNLRLDHSLLKATSSLKARGARGEAGQMYGSQVSLERSDSLTSLGSKPVLSRENSGASLGGKSSKSVSKFGSPVATSSPNTTSPNPCVNQFNMGKNGPIKNSLNARPVPVNGNKARTLSASNSKALSSSTKSLTTSTTRNASLPPSGKSALPRAGVGCNGKSTRGTIMGTKQAMRATNSRVGELASGSPSGKQPKGSGDSDSGNDSGVNLNDDKHTPIPILPSPYSKITAPRRPQRYSSGHGSDNSSVLSGELPPAMGRTALFYHSGGSSGYESMIRDSEATGSASSALDSMSESGMSSNMRLRSSKPPKKRSNGIQRRRLIPAPLPDTSSLGMKAGATGQWVDLPPIAGPLKEPFEIKVYEIDDVERLQRRRQEQPTEQSIQDVDKGLLHFNTKLKDAERRQQQIRDLRMKHGTLKEELEDTKARLMMDPRKWIGEFEVDQDLDPESQEYLEALEQVTSELEYCVNLCKSRVMMVTCFDIRVASEIQEGPREVEV from the exons gtgaaggtgatggtgcgGATCTGTCCATCTGTTGGGGTGCAGGACTCTTCTGAGTCCATGTCTTTCCTGAAGGTGGACCAGCGGAAGAAGCAGTTGACCCTCTATGAGCCTTCGCTCCTGACCCAGCCCAGCTCTGGGCACCGACGTACACCATTAGCTGCTCCAAAGATGTTTGCTTTCGATGCTGTCTTCACCCAAGATGCCTCACAG GCTGAAGTGTGCTCAGGGACCGTGGCTGAAATTATCCAGTCAGTGGTGAATGGAGCAGATGGATGTATCTTCAGCTTTGGTCATGTTAAACTTG GCAAGACGTACACCATGATTGGCAAAGACAGCTCTTCTCAGAGCCTTGGCATTGCGCCCTGTGCCATCTCCTGGCTCTTCAAGCTTATCAGTGAGCGTAGGGAGAAAACTGGCACACGTTTTTCTGTACGTGTCTCGGCTGTCGAGATCTATGGCAAAGAAGAAGGTCTGCAGGATCTGCTCTCGGATGTCTCAACAGGCAGTCTGCAGGATGGCCAGTCGCCAGGGGTCTACCTGCGCGAGGACCCCATCTGTGGCACACAG CTCCAGAATCACAGTGAGTTGCGAGCTCCTACCGCAGAAAAGGCTGCTTTCTTTCTGGATGCAGCCCTTGCAGCACGCAGTACCAGCCATCCTGATACAGATGAGGAGGATCGGCGCAACTCGCACATGCTCTTCACTCTTCACATTTATCAGTATCGGATGGAGAAGAGTGGCAAGGGAGGAA TGTCTGGGGGAAGAAGTAGACTACACCTCATTGACCTGGGCAGCTGTGAAAAGGTGCTTAGTAAGAGCAGGGATGGAGGAGGCGGTCTGTGTCTATCCCTCACAGCCTTAGGCAATGTCATTCTGGCTTTGACAAATGGAGCCAAACATGTACCATACAG gGATAGTAAGCTTACAATGCTGCTTCGTGACTCACTTGGGAACATCAACTGCAGGACAACAATGATAGCGCATGTCTCAGACTCACCTGGTCATTATGCTGATTCACTAACCACTATCCAGCTTGCCTCCCGAATTCACCgcatgagaaagaaaaagtccAAG TATGCATCAAGTTCCTCTGGAGGTGAAAGCTCTTGTGATGAAGGAAGGATTCGCCGACCCCCACATTTAAGACCCTTCCATCCACGGACTGTGGCCCTGGACCCAGACCTACCCTCACTACTGAGTGATCCAGATTACTCCTCAAGCAGTGAACAGTCATGTGATACTGTTATTTATGTTGGCCCTGGTGGTGCTACAATTTCTGATCGAGAACTCAGTGACAACGAGGGTCCACCAGCCTTTGTTCCTATTATCCCATCCCTTAACAGAAAGCAGCGTGGTAAGGAAGGACCAACTGACCAAGACCATTTCAAGTGCAACACCTTTGCTGAGCTTCAAGAGCGGCTGGAATGTATTGATGGTAGTGAGGAACCAAGTGCTTTTGTTGGTGAAGCTAAAGGAAGTCAAGTAAGCCCTAAGACAGACATTAACTCAATAAAGCCAAAAGAAGGGTCTATTTTGGGTGCTTTTAAAGCTCCTACCAAAACATCTTCCCAACAGGACAATATATTATCCAAACAGCCACTTTCTGCTCAGAGTAAACTGCCCAGCAGCCCTAAACACAAGTCCAAAAATGAACATTCCAAATGGCAAAATGCCTCAATGTCAGATGGAGATATGCCTGAGACTGCCTGTTGTACAAGGGCAGATAGTGAAAAAGGGCTGGTAACAGACAGCTTAGCTCCATGCTCCCCAGGGAAGCAAGATAAATCAGTAGCATTTCAAAACTCAGAGCCAGTGGTGAGAGAAAAGGTATTCTTCAATAGGAAACAACTACCCAAGCctgctcctccacctccacaacAAAGGGACAGTGCAAGGGCTAATAGTGAATCAGAAGAAAAGTCTGCTGTAAGGATACCACCCATTGGAATGAGCCATCAAGTACAGAAGCAGTGTGGTTCAGGTAGCAACTCTCCTCTTTTGAGCAGGGTGCATCATCTAAACCCCAAGACTCCACTAGAGGTCTGCCAGCTAAAGTCCACACTTAGGGAGCGGGATATCTTGAGGACTACAGTAACTCTGCAGCAGCCAGTTGAGCTAAATGGAGAGGATGAGCTGGTGTTTACCCTTGTTGAAGAACTATCAATTGGAAGTATTATGGACAATGGAAGACCCTCCAGTATCATAAGCTTCAATAGTGATTGTTCTGTACAGGCCCTTGCTTCAGGATCTAGGCCAGTAAGCATTATCAGCAGCATCAATGATGAGTTCGATGCCTATACATCCAATGTGGGTGCCTCTCAAGTAAATATTGAGATGGTAGCGCCATTTCCAGAGGAAACATTTGTCTCTTTAGACAGTCGTGGTTCTTCTATCAGTTCATGGCTTAGTGAAGTAAGTGTCTGCACCATAGAAAGTGAAGGGGCACAGTCTGCAGATGTTTTCTTTCCTGATGGTACACAAATTGACCCAGGAAGTGGTTTCTACCTTGATTCTCCTGGCATATTCCAAACCAGTCCGCAGAAGGAACCCAATAACTCCTTGAATGATAGTGGCTTTAGTTTCTCTGAACTGGATAGTGACAGTGCCACTTCAAGTAAGCTCTCACTTAGTAAATGCTCATCCTCTCCAGAGTCCACTAAAGCCTCCATCAGAAATACTTTAAAAATGGCAAAACCAAATAACATTAATTCATCTCCAACCCAGACCCTGCAAGACCCATACAGTGTCCATTGTAGTCTTCCCAGGAAAATGAAACCTACCTCATCCACAGTCCAGACCGGTAGCATCAGTGACAGCAGTAATGGTAGCAGTTGGAGACGTGAACCATTGAGGCTAGAGAGCAAGTCAGGTGACCCATGGCACCGAAAAGAGAATGTGTCAGAGTTGCCTGTGGCCTCAAATTTAAGTCCTTCTTCCAAACAATTAAAGAATGGAATAAGTGGCATACCCACTAGAAAAGCAGGCACAGACTTTAACGGTATTTCACAAATACCCACAATAACACAGGGGTCTACTTCATCCCAAAGGGTGGTAGATGGATGTGAAAAATCCAGCAGCATTAAAAAGGTGGAGACACCCAGCAGAATGCCACAGCTTAGAAGAGGTGCAACCACGCTTGGGACTGTTCCAGTCATTCATACATCCGTTGATGTCAAGGTTGGCCTTGACATTGGATCATCAGGTAGCTGGAAGTTTTCATCTTTGGAAAAAAATGGGAAAGCAATTAAGCAGGACATTACTATGCTGCCAGGTGGTGTATTACCTCCAACACCTCCAGTGCGTAAGTCCAGTCTGGATCAGAAGAATCGAATCTTGCTACCAGCAAGTGCCTTAAAGTCTGCATGTGAGACCGGAAAGTCGCTGGTACTCAGGCCTGCAAAGTCAGAGGATGAATATGATCTGCGGTACAGAGGAGACTCTCACAGTTTAAAAACATCCAATTTGAGGTTAGATCATAGTTTACTAAAAGCAACATCAAGTCTCAAAGCCAGAGGAGCAAGAGGGGAAGCTGGACAAATGTATGGAAGCCAAGTATCCTTAGAAAGATCTGACAGTTTGACATCTTTAGGATCTAAACCTGTGCTCAGTCGAGAAAACAGTGGGGCCAGTCTTGGTGGAAAGTCAAGCAAATCTGTTAGTAAGTTTGGATCACCTGTTGCCACCTCTTCTCCAAACACTACCTCTCCAAATCCCTGTGTTAATCAATTCAACATGGGAAAAAACGGGCCGATCAAAAACAGCCTTAATGCAAGACCAGTGCCTGTAAATGGAAACAAAGCTCGCACATTATCTGCAAGCAATTCCAAAGCCCTAAGTTCCTCAACTAAGTCtctcacaacatccacaacaaggAATGCTAGCCTCCCACCTTCAGGAAAGAGTGCATTACCTCGTGCAGGAGTAGGATGTAATGGTAAATCTACAAGGGGAACTATAATGGGTACTAAGCAAGCCATGCGAGCAACTAACAGCCGAGTAGGTGAGCTGGCATCAGGTAGTCCTTCTGGAAAACAACCAAAGGGATCTGGTGATTCTGACAGTGGGAATGACAGTGGTGTAAACCTTAATGATGACAAGCATACACCTATCCCCATCCTGCCTTCTCCTTATAGCAAGATCACTGCTCCAAGACGGCCACAGAGGTATAGCAGTGGGCATGGAAGTGACAATAGCAGTGTCCTGAGTGGAGAACTGCCCCCTGCCATGGGGCGAACGGCACTGTTCTACCACAGTGGAGGGAGTAGTGGGTATGAGAGCATGATACGAGACAGCGAGGCCACTGGAAGTGCATCTTCAGCTCTTGACTCTATGAGTGAAAGTGGAATGTCTTCCAATATGCGGCTCAGGAGTTCAAAACCACCCAAAAAGAGATCAAATG GCATTCAGAGACGGCGTCTCATCCCTGCACCTTTACCAGACACCTCCTCTCTGGGAATGAAAGCTGGAGCCACAGGTCAGTGGGTGGACTTACCCCCTATAGCTGGTCCATTGAAAGAGCCCTTCGAAATCAAGGTGTATGAAATTGATGACGTAGAGCGGTTGCAGCGGCGTAGACAAGAGCAGCCAACTGAG cAATCAATTCAGGATGTTGATAAG GGTCTGCTGCATTTTAACACAAAACTAAAAGATGCTGAACGGCGGCAGCAACAAATCAGAGATCTCAGAATGAAACATGGCACTCTGAAAGAAGAACTGGAAGACACCAAAGCCAGGCTGATGATGGACCCCAGAAAGTGGATTGGAGAGT TTGAGGTAGACCAGGACTTGGATCCAGAGTCACAGGAGTACTTGGAGGCACTAGAGCAAGTCACGAGTGAACTGGAATACTGTGTCAACCTATGCAAGTCACGTGTTATGATGGTGACCTGCTTTGACATCAGAGTAGCATCAGAGATACAAGAAGGACCGCGAGAAGTGGAGGTATGA